In a single window of the Bacteroidales bacterium genome:
- a CDS encoding zinc ribbon domain-containing protein, whose protein sequence is MIRCSNCGVELEENANFCSLCGEPVWNQNTDNLAYLKSRKLQQEEKLLSDYQKLTGFQKRMLIWKISGLILISGIITTLIIDFLGDQTVTWSKYPVTAGLVLYLNITLIAFWYRKLLLLLFFSFLATSVLLILLDIYAGNTGWGMQLGIPLLLAGYIGIFVFIFIVRKAEQTGLNIIAYSLIVSGVLSICIDGILSLYSGNTLHFGWSLIVMVSVGIIAVLLLYIHFKLKKGTDLKRFFHI, encoded by the coding sequence ATGATACGTTGTTCAAATTGTGGCGTGGAACTGGAAGAAAATGCCAATTTTTGTTCTTTATGCGGGGAACCCGTCTGGAACCAGAACACCGATAATCTGGCATATCTTAAATCCAGAAAATTACAGCAAGAGGAAAAACTCCTGAGCGATTATCAGAAATTGACCGGTTTCCAGAAGCGAATGCTGATCTGGAAAATATCCGGCCTCATACTGATTTCAGGGATAATCACAACATTAATTATTGATTTCCTGGGTGATCAGACCGTCACATGGTCAAAATACCCTGTAACAGCCGGGCTGGTATTGTACCTGAATATCACACTCATTGCCTTTTGGTACAGAAAACTCCTGTTGCTGCTTTTTTTCAGTTTCCTGGCCACCTCCGTGCTGCTCATTCTGCTGGATATTTATGCCGGAAATACCGGCTGGGGGATGCAACTGGGTATTCCCCTGCTATTGGCAGGGTATATAGGCATTTTTGTTTTTATTTTTATCGTCAGAAAAGCCGAGCAAACAGGCTTGAATATCATAGCGTATTCTCTTATCGTATCCGGGGTGCTCAGCATTTGTATCGACGGGATACTTTCCCTGTATTCCGGTAATACCCTACATTTCGGATGGAGTTTAATAGTAATGGTATCCGTTGGGATCATCGCTGTTCTGTTGCTGTATATTCATTTCAAATTGAAGAAGGGGACCGACCTGAAAAGGTTTTTCCACATTTGA